A DNA window from Gemmatimonadaceae bacterium contains the following coding sequences:
- a CDS encoding GspMb/PilO family protein — MSTVSTVSTVGAVSVDLGMSRRDRRTLLGGAVSVTLLVAIARGVPALQRWQSDRVTDAQAAAQELATYQQALMSSGAVRDSLAARRARLAEVDSAILSGPSPAAIAALLASSVEDLADENSIKLTALQLRADSAATAGLAQVEVRLTGLTDVTGLAGFLHAIEGGGATLVVRELSVSQPEPVSSALKVETLRIDVLVAGIGAIVRDTGR, encoded by the coding sequence GTGAGCACCGTGAGCACCGTGAGCACCGTGGGCGCGGTGAGCGTCGATCTCGGAATGTCGCGGCGCGATCGGCGAACATTGCTCGGCGGCGCGGTATCCGTGACTCTGCTGGTCGCGATCGCGCGCGGCGTGCCGGCGTTGCAGCGCTGGCAATCCGATCGTGTCACCGACGCGCAGGCCGCCGCGCAAGAGCTCGCGACCTATCAACAGGCGTTGATGTCCAGCGGCGCGGTTCGCGACAGCCTCGCCGCGCGTCGTGCGCGGCTCGCGGAAGTCGACTCGGCCATTCTGTCCGGACCGTCGCCGGCAGCGATCGCGGCCTTGCTCGCGTCCTCGGTCGAAGACCTGGCCGATGAGAATTCCATAAAACTCACCGCGCTTCAGCTTCGCGCCGATTCCGCCGCGACCGCGGGCCTCGCGCAAGTCGAGGTGCGGCTTACGGGACTCACGGATGTCACCGGCCTCGCTGGATTTCTGCACGCGATCGAGGGCGGCGGCGCGACGCTCGTCGTGCGCGAGTTGAGCGTGTCGCAGCCCGAGCCGGTCTCGAGTGCGCTGAAGGTCGAGACGCTGCGCATCGACGTGTTGGTGGCTGGGATCGGCGCGATCGTGCGAGATACCGGCCGATGA
- a CDS encoding secretin N-terminal domain-containing protein has protein sequence MRRAIPALACILSASSAPLSAQTHPDSVTIRIVNTDLRTAVQVIQQYLDKPVIFSGSGPGPQVTLEPPRAIPRADVPRLLRGLLDAQGYEFVEDTASGAYRARPREAPRASSASPVSSMMTTAPGASAKQQVASPELFVVPLSHARASDVASTVNALFGRGTPQQSAAFGGSHTPTLADELRTNQVPPVDAPLPQSMPGTIGRTAALTGDVTIVSDAHANSLLIRANRADFELIRAAVEQIDVRPAQVLIEVLIVEARRDRNFSLGVAATIGQQHVAGTENTTIGGAFTPASAGLADFTLHVMGVGGFDLDATIQAAASRGDVRIVSRPIVLTANDQQAEVNVGSQRPFVQVSRSLPTDAAVRDQIVEYRDVGTKLSVRPTISVDGTVAMSVTQEVSSATTETAFNAPVISTRSVKTDLLVRDSQTVVLGGLSDKERDVQVSGIPILSSIPLIGGLFGSHTRSGNETELFIFLTPHVIRNDADLERLTAPMRKRATKVMP, from the coding sequence ATGAGGCGCGCGATCCCAGCGCTCGCGTGCATCCTGAGCGCGAGCTCGGCGCCGCTGAGCGCGCAAACGCATCCGGACAGCGTGACGATTCGCATCGTGAACACCGATCTTCGCACCGCGGTGCAGGTCATTCAACAGTATCTCGATAAACCCGTGATCTTCAGCGGTTCGGGCCCCGGTCCGCAGGTGACGCTCGAGCCGCCGAGAGCGATTCCGCGCGCCGACGTGCCGCGTCTTCTGCGCGGGTTGCTCGACGCGCAGGGATATGAGTTCGTGGAAGACACCGCGAGTGGCGCGTATCGCGCACGGCCGAGGGAGGCGCCGCGTGCCTCATCGGCTTCGCCGGTCTCGTCCATGATGACGACCGCGCCCGGCGCCAGCGCAAAACAGCAGGTCGCGAGCCCCGAGTTGTTCGTGGTGCCGCTGAGTCATGCGCGCGCATCGGATGTCGCGTCCACGGTCAACGCGCTGTTCGGACGCGGCACACCGCAACAATCCGCCGCATTCGGCGGCAGTCACACGCCGACGCTCGCCGACGAGTTGCGCACCAACCAGGTGCCGCCGGTCGATGCGCCGCTTCCGCAGTCGATGCCCGGCACGATCGGCCGAACCGCCGCGTTGACGGGCGATGTGACGATCGTTTCGGATGCGCACGCAAACAGCCTGCTGATTCGCGCCAATCGCGCGGACTTCGAGCTCATTCGCGCGGCCGTGGAGCAGATCGACGTCCGACCCGCGCAGGTGCTCATCGAAGTTCTCATCGTCGAAGCGCGGCGCGATCGGAACTTCAGCCTTGGCGTCGCGGCGACGATCGGCCAGCAGCATGTCGCGGGAACCGAGAACACGACGATCGGCGGCGCCTTCACGCCGGCATCCGCCGGACTCGCCGATTTCACGCTGCACGTCATGGGCGTTGGCGGCTTCGACCTCGACGCTACGATCCAGGCGGCGGCCAGTCGCGGCGACGTGCGGATCGTGAGCCGGCCGATCGTGCTGACCGCGAACGACCAGCAAGCGGAAGTAAACGTGGGAAGCCAGCGGCCGTTCGTTCAGGTGTCGCGATCGCTGCCGACGGATGCGGCGGTCCGCGATCAAATCGTCGAATATCGCGACGTGGGCACGAAGCTGAGCGTGCGTCCGACGATCAGCGTCGACGGCACGGTCGCGATGTCGGTGACGCAGGAGGTGAGCAGCGCGACGACGGAAACCGCGTTCAACGCGCCCGTCATCTCGACGCGATCGGTGAAGACCGATCTGCTCGTGCGCGACAGCCAGACGGTGGTGCTCGGTGGCTTGAGCGACAAGGAGCGCGACGTGCAGGTGAGTGGAATTCCAATTCTATCGAGCATTCCGTTGATCGGGGGCTTGTTCGGCAGCCACACGCGGTCGGGAAACGAGACAGAGCTGTTCATCTTTCTCACGCCGCACGTCATTCGAAATGACGCAGACCTCGAGCGATTGACGGCGCCGATGCGAAAGCGGGCGACCAAGGTGATGCCGTGA
- a CDS encoding glycosyltransferase family 2 protein, with protein sequence MNIAAPVLWSLPWTLPPIVSLLRARRTTSLAAYDVAIGANAPVVSVIVPARNERRNIERCVRSILTASYPAFEVLVIDDHSTDGTGDAARAIAEADGRVRVIEAPPLPAGWFGKQWACASGAGAARGDLLLFTDADTAHAPDLLPRAVNALHARDVDLLSVAGHQEMHSFWERVIQPQMFGLLSLRYGGGEDVSRTRHPENAIANGQFILVRRHAYVAMGGHAIVRDRVAEDLGLAQEFVRAGRRIAMLAAIEQLSTHMYASLRELIGGWRKNIFAGGRNAVLGGAVGRFFYPAMLLGIPLVGLIPVFILIAALFGMLSAAWLIWSAMAVGAMLVFWGAIYRFMGEPVAYALIYPLGFAMLLYIAAGAVRRGRRVEWKDRQYQSR encoded by the coding sequence ATGAACATCGCGGCACCGGTGTTGTGGTCGTTACCGTGGACGCTGCCGCCCATCGTCTCGCTGCTCAGAGCTCGGCGCACCACGTCCCTCGCCGCGTACGACGTGGCGATCGGCGCGAACGCGCCGGTCGTGTCGGTGATCGTGCCGGCGCGCAACGAGCGCCGCAACATCGAGCGTTGCGTCCGGTCGATTCTGACGGCGAGCTATCCCGCGTTCGAGGTGCTGGTGATCGACGATCACTCGACTGACGGCACCGGCGACGCCGCGCGTGCGATCGCCGAGGCGGACGGTCGCGTACGCGTGATCGAAGCGCCGCCACTACCCGCCGGTTGGTTCGGAAAGCAGTGGGCGTGCGCCAGCGGCGCGGGCGCCGCGCGCGGGGATTTGTTGTTGTTCACCGACGCCGACACCGCACATGCGCCGGACTTGTTGCCGCGCGCCGTGAACGCACTTCACGCGCGCGATGTTGACTTGCTCAGCGTCGCGGGGCATCAGGAGATGCACAGCTTCTGGGAACGCGTGATTCAGCCTCAGATGTTTGGGTTGCTCTCGCTGCGCTACGGCGGCGGCGAGGACGTGAGCCGAACGCGGCATCCGGAGAATGCAATCGCGAACGGGCAGTTCATTCTCGTCCGGCGTCACGCGTACGTCGCGATGGGGGGCCACGCCATCGTGCGCGATCGCGTGGCGGAGGATCTCGGACTCGCGCAGGAGTTCGTACGCGCCGGGCGGCGGATCGCGATGCTGGCGGCGATCGAGCAACTCTCCACGCACATGTACGCGTCGCTGCGCGAGCTGATCGGCGGATGGCGCAAGAACATCTTCGCCGGCGGTCGCAACGCCGTCCTCGGCGGCGCCGTCGGCCGATTCTTCTATCCCGCGATGCTGCTCGGCATTCCGCTCGTTGGGCTCATTCCAGTTTTCATATTGATCGCCGCTCTGTTCGGGATGTTGTCGGCGGCGTGGCTGATCTGGTCGGCCATGGCCGTTGGGGCGATGCTCGTGTTCTGGGGCGCGATCTACCGTTTCATGGGCGAACCAGTCGCATACGCGCTCATCTACCCGTTGGGATTCGCGATGCTCTTGTACATCGCCGCGGGCGCCGTGAGACGCGGCCGTCGGGTCGAGTGGAAGGACCGCCAGTACCAGAGCCGCTGA
- a CDS encoding dicarboxylate/amino acid:cation symporter — protein MSLSTRVLIALVLGLLTGLALTFLAPDSRRIAVALVEPVGTLFVNGIRMTVVPLVVASLIVGIATSGSGAIVARVGGRGFVIFVALLVASGLVGALVAPPVLSHVTLEPAAIASVRAASASIDPARGAASIQTPSQWLVSLVPPNAMGAAVDGAMLPLIVFSLFLGLALLRVSAPLRDRVVTLFRGIADAMLVLVRWMLVVAPIGVFALAVPLVARLGLAAIGALAAYVALVSIAAGVFILLVLYPAGAWLGAIGLREFARAALPAQAVAFSSRSSLAALPALIDASRNRLHLPEEISGFFLPLATVVFRVGAALGLTTGAVFLARIYGAPVSSMQLATVVATAIVTSFSIPGIPGGSIIAMVPVLTAAGLPVEGIGILLGVDTIPDMFRTTANVTGQLAAATIVARGQPRSVARVDDVQPMN, from the coding sequence GTGTCTCTCTCGACGCGTGTGCTGATCGCGCTCGTCCTCGGCCTCTTGACCGGGCTTGCGCTGACGTTTCTAGCGCCGGACTCGCGACGCATTGCCGTCGCGCTCGTCGAACCCGTCGGCACGCTGTTCGTCAACGGCATTCGCATGACGGTCGTGCCGCTCGTCGTCGCGAGCCTGATCGTCGGCATCGCGACGTCGGGGAGCGGGGCCATCGTCGCACGCGTCGGCGGGCGCGGGTTCGTGATTTTCGTGGCGCTGCTCGTCGCGTCCGGATTGGTTGGCGCGCTCGTGGCGCCGCCGGTCTTGTCGCACGTCACGCTCGAGCCCGCGGCGATCGCGAGCGTGCGCGCCGCATCGGCTTCGATCGACCCCGCGCGTGGCGCGGCATCGATTCAAACTCCGTCGCAATGGCTCGTGTCGCTCGTGCCGCCGAACGCAATGGGCGCCGCCGTCGATGGCGCGATGCTCCCCCTCATCGTGTTCTCCCTCTTCCTCGGTCTCGCGCTGCTCCGCGTGAGTGCGCCGCTTCGCGATCGCGTCGTGACATTGTTCCGCGGCATCGCCGACGCGATGCTCGTGCTGGTGCGATGGATGCTCGTCGTCGCGCCGATCGGCGTGTTCGCGCTGGCGGTGCCGCTCGTCGCGCGACTCGGGCTCGCGGCCATCGGCGCGCTGGCCGCCTATGTCGCGCTCGTGTCGATCGCGGCCGGCGTTTTCATTCTCCTGGTGTTGTATCCGGCGGGCGCATGGCTCGGAGCGATTGGCCTTCGCGAGTTCGCGCGCGCCGCACTCCCCGCGCAGGCCGTCGCGTTCTCGTCGCGCTCGTCTCTCGCCGCGCTGCCCGCGCTCATCGACGCATCGCGCAATCGGCTGCATCTGCCCGAAGAGATCAGTGGATTCTTCCTGCCGCTGGCCACCGTCGTGTTTCGCGTCGGTGCGGCGCTGGGGCTCACGACGGGCGCGGTGTTTCTCGCGCGCATCTATGGCGCGCCGGTAAGTAGCATGCAGCTCGCGACGGTCGTCGCGACGGCGATCGTGACCAGCTTCAGCATTCCTGGCATTCCCGGCGGATCGATCATCGCGATGGTGCCGGTGCTGACCGCGGCCGGGCTTCCGGTCGAGGGCATCGGCATTCTGCTCGGTGTCGATACCATTCCCGACATGTTTCGCACGACGGCGAACGTCACGGGACAACTCGCGGCGGCAACGATCGTGGCGCGCGGACAGCCGCGGAGCGTCGCGCGTGTCGATGATGTTCAACCGATGAATTGA
- a CDS encoding LD-carboxypeptidase, with the protein MGSRVALVAPAGPLRGEADLERSVANARSLGWQPVAGDYVLERDGYLAGSDANRAADLNRFARDPDIEAIWCIRGGYGAMRILEQIDYGAWRAQPKTLIGYSDVTALHAAIGQRAELVTFHGPTARAELSEMTRRSFLDAVARENGDAPPLGIHAEGATTLRAGAAHGRLVGGNLALVAALAGTPYAWNLDGAIVVLEDVTESVYRIDRMLMQLWLSGGLRRLAGLVFGQFTEIPDDSANAEWPLERVLRETAERCGVPTIANFPLGHIHDQVTLPFGAPAHLDADRRTLTISNIITQ; encoded by the coding sequence GTGGGATCACGCGTTGCCCTGGTTGCGCCCGCCGGCCCGCTCCGCGGTGAAGCCGATCTCGAGCGTTCGGTCGCCAACGCGCGCTCGCTCGGCTGGCAACCCGTCGCGGGCGATTACGTGCTCGAGCGTGACGGCTATCTCGCGGGCAGCGACGCCAACCGTGCCGCTGACCTCAACCGATTCGCCCGTGATCCCGACATCGAGGCGATCTGGTGCATTCGCGGCGGATACGGCGCCATGAGAATTCTCGAACAAATCGACTATGGCGCGTGGCGCGCTCAGCCGAAAACACTGATCGGCTACTCGGACGTCACGGCGTTACACGCAGCGATCGGACAACGTGCCGAGCTCGTCACATTTCACGGGCCGACGGCGCGCGCGGAGCTGAGCGAGATGACACGTCGATCCTTTCTCGACGCCGTGGCGCGGGAGAACGGCGATGCGCCGCCGCTCGGCATCCATGCCGAGGGCGCGACGACGTTGCGTGCGGGTGCGGCGCACGGCCGTCTCGTCGGGGGGAATCTGGCACTCGTCGCCGCGTTGGCCGGCACCCCCTACGCGTGGAATCTCGACGGTGCGATCGTGGTGCTCGAGGACGTGACCGAGTCGGTGTATCGCATCGACCGGATGTTGATGCAATTGTGGCTGAGCGGCGGGCTGCGGCGGTTGGCGGGGCTGGTGTTCGGGCAGTTCACGGAGATTCCGGACGACAGCGCAAACGCGGAGTGGCCGCTCGAACGGGTCCTTCGCGAAACAGCCGAGCGATGCGGCGTTCCGACGATTGCCAATTTCCCACTCGGCCATATCCATGATCAAGTCACGCTGCCGTTCGGTGCACCGGCGCACCTCGACGCCGACCGGCGAACGCTCACCATTTCTAATATTATAACACAGTGA
- a CDS encoding rhodanese-like domain-containing protein, producing the protein MKTAADMIAAAKAKIREVTPRELREMQARNEPVVLLDCRDLNEVNLGKVPGAVHISRGNLETKVEALIPRDANLVIYCASGNRSAFAAATLQEMGYQHVASLATGFRGWVESGGEVD; encoded by the coding sequence GTGAAAACAGCCGCCGACATGATCGCCGCCGCGAAGGCGAAGATCCGCGAAGTCACGCCGCGAGAGCTGCGCGAGATGCAGGCCCGAAACGAGCCGGTCGTGCTCCTCGACTGCCGCGACCTGAACGAGGTCAACCTCGGGAAGGTGCCGGGCGCTGTCCACATCTCGCGCGGCAACCTCGAGACGAAGGTCGAGGCGCTGATTCCGCGCGACGCCAACCTCGTGATCTACTGTGCCAGCGGCAACCGCTCGGCCTTCGCGGCCGCGACGTTGCAGGAGATGGGATACCAGCACGTCGCGTCGCTGGCGACCGGGTTTCGCGGTTGGGTCGAATCCGGCGGAGAGGTGGACTAG
- a CDS encoding CoA pyrophosphatase, protein MPLDALLAHPDVARLARRLALSPGKPIHAEGAMRYAAIALVLRASPAGEPELLMIRRAEYENDPWSGHVACPGGRMDPTDRDLEHTAVRETWEETGIDLARDGRILGTLDDITPRTPSLPPLVIRPFVAVVRPDVALIESEEVAEVFWVPIGAIQETARWGKAFVPIRGVGEREVDVFRHGEHTVWGLTHRALSQFLDLLTDSGGELP, encoded by the coding sequence ATGCCTCTCGATGCACTGCTCGCGCACCCCGACGTCGCGCGCCTTGCGCGACGTCTCGCCCTGTCGCCGGGCAAGCCCATTCACGCCGAGGGCGCGATGCGCTACGCGGCGATCGCGCTGGTGCTGCGCGCGTCACCCGCGGGCGAGCCCGAGCTGCTGATGATTCGCCGCGCGGAATACGAGAACGATCCGTGGAGTGGCCACGTCGCGTGCCCGGGCGGCCGCATGGATCCGACCGATCGCGATCTGGAGCACACCGCCGTGCGCGAGACATGGGAAGAAACCGGCATCGACCTCGCGCGCGACGGCCGGATACTCGGCACGCTCGATGACATCACGCCGCGTACACCGTCCCTGCCGCCGCTCGTGATCAGGCCGTTCGTGGCGGTGGTGCGTCCCGACGTCGCGCTGATCGAGAGCGAAGAAGTCGCCGAAGTGTTCTGGGTGCCGATCGGCGCGATTCAGGAGACGGCGCGTTGGGGAAAGGCGTTCGTGCCGATTCGCGGCGTAGGCGAGCGCGAGGTGGATGTCTTCCGGCACGGTGAGCACACGGTGTGGGGGCTCACGCATCGGGCACTGTCGCAGTTCCTGGACCTGCTTACCGACAGCGGCGGAGAACTACCGTAG
- a CDS encoding ABC transporter permease, producing MRFYKFLLHLYPRSFRAEYAGEMAAAFKARMRNASAVGVAIAALTDVVPNAAAAHWDILRADLRHTARVLRRSPGFAITAALVVALGVGANTAAFSVADFVLIRPLPFPQAERLIKLYESTPGYGYMELSPGNYKDWKAQARSFESMGAYSDIPVNLTGSGEPMRLGRGLVTWDLFDVLGVKPVIGRVFTASDTVANQSVMLSYALWQSHFGGDPAVIGRSIVLDDQPHVVIGVMPADFHFPSRDETMWTTFAFSTDQLADRADNYITGVGRLKPGATFEQARAETGLIAERLAQQFPKANQGTGAHVIRLRDELSTRSRALLLALCGAALCILLLACANLANLLLARAASRERELAVRTALGAGRERLIRQILTESFVLALIGGVAGVLVAIVAVPALTALVPFTLPIASQPKIDLRVGAFACLLVLVTGLAFSIIPAWQSAGANAISALREDSRSGGGARRRMRGALVMIEIGASVVLLISSGLLVRAIWRLQSEDVGFRTENVLTATTALSFRRYGDPEVRWRFYTSVLDRVRALPGVSSAAYISGLPIERKGGIWAVSYNEQEQQIRDASKTASLRFVTPGFFSTLGIPLLQGRDVDATDTPDKPYAAVVSKSFAERMWPHETPIGKHFFSAFHDRMVVGVVADVRVRGLEQTSEPQMYIPARQVEKGNLIGYVPQNLAIRCRCATTAIAGEIRRIVHDADPLQPVSDVRMLADIVAGETAPRVAQLRVLMILAAIALLLSGIGIHGLLSFTVARRTREIGVRVALGARSDEVLRMVLREGLVLSLLAILPGVIVAYWAARAMSSLLVGVSPSDPATFGLAVFLCAATTLIGCIRPAVRAARVDPVEALRAD from the coding sequence ATGCGCTTCTACAAATTCCTGCTGCATCTCTATCCACGGTCGTTCCGCGCCGAGTATGCGGGCGAGATGGCGGCGGCATTCAAGGCGAGAATGCGGAACGCGAGCGCAGTAGGAGTCGCGATCGCGGCGCTGACCGACGTCGTTCCGAACGCCGCCGCCGCGCATTGGGACATTCTGCGCGCCGATCTCCGGCACACGGCGCGTGTGCTGCGCCGCTCACCTGGCTTCGCCATCACGGCGGCGCTCGTCGTCGCCCTGGGCGTCGGCGCGAACACCGCGGCGTTTTCAGTCGCGGACTTCGTGCTCATCCGGCCGCTGCCGTTTCCGCAGGCAGAGCGGTTGATCAAGCTGTACGAGAGCACGCCGGGCTACGGCTACATGGAGCTGTCCCCGGGCAATTATAAGGATTGGAAAGCGCAGGCGCGTTCGTTCGAATCGATGGGCGCGTATAGCGACATCCCGGTGAATCTCACCGGCAGCGGTGAGCCGATGCGCCTTGGCCGCGGCCTCGTCACCTGGGATTTGTTCGACGTCCTCGGCGTGAAGCCGGTGATCGGCCGCGTATTTACGGCGAGCGACACCGTGGCGAATCAGTCGGTGATGTTGAGCTACGCGCTGTGGCAGTCCCACTTCGGCGGCGACCCGGCGGTGATCGGGCGCAGCATCGTGCTCGACGACCAGCCGCATGTCGTAATCGGCGTCATGCCGGCGGACTTTCACTTTCCGTCGCGCGACGAGACGATGTGGACGACGTTCGCCTTCTCGACTGACCAGCTTGCGGATCGCGCGGACAACTACATCACCGGCGTCGGCCGTCTCAAGCCGGGGGCGACGTTCGAGCAGGCGCGCGCCGAGACGGGACTGATTGCGGAGAGATTGGCGCAACAGTTTCCGAAGGCGAATCAGGGAACGGGCGCGCACGTCATCCGCTTGCGTGACGAGCTGTCGACGCGCTCGCGCGCGCTGCTGCTCGCCTTGTGCGGGGCGGCGCTGTGCATCCTGCTGCTCGCGTGCGCGAATCTCGCGAATCTGTTGTTGGCGCGCGCCGCGTCGCGCGAGCGTGAGCTGGCGGTGCGCACGGCGCTCGGCGCCGGGCGCGAACGATTGATTCGGCAAATTCTCACCGAGAGCTTCGTGCTGGCGCTCATCGGCGGCGTCGCCGGCGTGCTCGTGGCCATTGTCGCGGTGCCGGCACTCACGGCGCTCGTGCCGTTCACGTTGCCGATCGCGAGCCAACCCAAGATCGATCTGCGCGTCGGCGCGTTCGCGTGTCTGCTGGTGCTGGTCACCGGTTTGGCGTTCAGCATCATTCCCGCGTGGCAAAGCGCGGGCGCTAACGCGATCAGCGCGTTGCGCGAGGATAGCCGGTCGGGCGGCGGTGCGCGGCGGCGCATGCGCGGCGCGCTCGTGATGATCGAGATCGGCGCGTCGGTCGTGCTGCTGATCTCGAGCGGGCTACTGGTTCGCGCAATCTGGCGATTGCAATCCGAAGACGTCGGCTTCCGCACGGAGAATGTGCTGACCGCGACGACCGCACTGTCGTTTAGACGCTACGGTGATCCCGAAGTCCGCTGGCGATTCTACACGAGCGTGCTCGATCGCGTACGCGCGCTGCCCGGCGTATCGAGCGCGGCGTACATCAGCGGTCTGCCGATCGAGCGCAAGGGTGGCATCTGGGCCGTGTCGTACAACGAGCAGGAGCAGCAGATTCGCGACGCGTCGAAGACCGCGAGCCTCCGTTTCGTGACGCCGGGCTTCTTCTCGACGCTGGGCATTCCGCTCCTGCAAGGCCGCGACGTCGACGCCACCGACACGCCCGACAAGCCATATGCCGCCGTCGTCAGCAAGTCGTTCGCGGAGCGGATGTGGCCGCACGAAACGCCGATCGGCAAGCACTTCTTCTCGGCATTTCACGACCGCATGGTCGTGGGTGTCGTCGCCGACGTGCGCGTGCGCGGTCTGGAGCAGACGAGTGAGCCGCAGATGTACATACCGGCGAGGCAAGTCGAGAAGGGCAACCTGATCGGGTACGTACCGCAGAATCTCGCCATTCGATGCCGTTGCGCCACGACCGCGATCGCGGGTGAAATCCGTCGCATCGTGCACGATGCCGATCCGCTGCAGCCCGTCTCGGACGTGCGCATGCTGGCCGACATCGTCGCGGGTGAAACCGCGCCGCGCGTCGCACAGCTTCGCGTGCTGATGATTCTCGCGGCGATCGCGCTGCTCCTGTCGGGCATCGGCATTCACGGCCTGCTGTCGTTCACCGTCGCTCGCCGCACGCGCGAGATCGGCGTTCGCGTCGCGCTCGGCGCGCGCTCGGACGAAGTGCTGCGCATGGTGTTGCGTGAGGGACTCGTGCTCTCGCTGTTGGCGATTCTGCCGGGTGTGATCGTCGCGTACTGGGCGGCGCGGGCGATGAGCTCGTTGCTGGTCGGTGTGAGCCCGAGCGATCCGGCCACGTTTGGGCTGGCGGTGTTTCTGTGCGCCGCGACCACGTTGATCGGGTGCATCCGGCCGGCGGTGCGGGCGGCGCGGGTGGATCCGGTCGAGGCTCTGCGGGCGGACTAG
- a CDS encoding PadR family transcriptional regulator → MTRDEIEGLLPLPPATFHILLALADEDRHGYAIIQDVAARTDNELRLSAGTLYRSIQRMQEQGLIVEANKRPAPALDDERRRYYSITSFGRAVARAEMRRLTQLVKMARARGLTPEIP, encoded by the coding sequence ATGACCCGAGACGAGATCGAAGGACTGCTGCCCCTGCCGCCGGCCACGTTTCACATTCTGCTGGCGCTCGCGGACGAGGATCGACACGGCTACGCCATCATTCAGGACGTCGCCGCGCGCACCGACAACGAGCTGCGGCTGAGCGCCGGAACGCTGTATCGCTCCATTCAGCGCATGCAGGAGCAGGGGCTGATCGTCGAGGCGAACAAGCGCCCCGCCCCCGCGCTCGATGACGAGCGCCGCCGCTACTACTCGATCACGTCGTTCGGTCGTGCGGTCGCGCGCGCCGAAATGCGGCGGTTGACGCAGCTCGTGAAAATGGCGCGGGCGCGCGGACTCACGCCGGAGATCCCGTGA